The Solanum lycopersicum chromosome 8, SLM_r2.1 DNA segment ataaaatgaagtagatCAATTGTTGTAGTGGAGAATGTCACCAGTAGTGATGGTGCTGCTCTGATTTCATGTAGTACTTTTGATTATTAAGAAAATAGTGTGTTGATTGTCGAATTACTGCAATTCGTTCTTCTTTTTTACTcggatataaaaaaattattgtaaagtTAGAAAAATGACTTACCTTATGATCATTGGACAAGGGTATAGCAACACCACGACTACAAAGTATAGCCCTGCAATCACCACAATTAGCCACCACTATTTCTTCTTTTCCCACCATCACCACCACCGCCGTAGATCCCACCGTCTTCTTTACATCCTCGTATCTACCCTCCTCATACCCCGCTATCCAATTCCCTTCTCTCATAACTTCATTATCTATCTTCGAAAAACACTTCACCATCACCTTTTCCCAATCCACATAATTACTATTATCActaccatcatcatcattattcattaattttctcTTAGCGTTTAATAACTCCTCCTCGAGTACATAATCTAAACGATCACGACATGCATGTGAAACCCTAGACCCTCCATGACCATCATACGCTCCGAAAAATATGAACTCATTATTCGCCATTTTAATCGAAGCTTTTATAGCGTCTTCCATCACTCTCCTCCGTCCGATCATCGATATACATCCATACTTTAACTCTATATTATCACCTGGAATTTCAACAACAGTACTACTACTTCCCATCGAGCGTAGCTCGATGGTATAATTAGTAGTAGTACTATTGGAGGAACTTTTATCAATTGGTTCATTTTCCCTTAGGCAAAAACGTTTTTTAGGGTTATAATCCTTGTCCTGATCTCGATAAGCTGAAATTGCATCATTTTCATCGGATGAATTTGTAGAAGTCATGATAcgttgttgaagttgttgtcttTTATGGTAAGATTTAAGAATTCTTTTGTGAAAGACATCTCTTGGCTTGTTATTTCCTGGATCTGATACCATTATAATTCTAcacttaacaataataataataacactatCTGTTATAATAATATTGGTAGTAAAAGAGGAAGTGGCTTAAGGGGTTGTTTGGTTAGTGACAATTTATAATACATGATAAAATAAtgcatgaattattttttaaaaaatgtaccttttgtttgtttcttaaagaaaaaaattgcttAATATAGTTagccatttttttttaattcttttaatcCATGCATAATATCAAGT contains these protein-coding regions:
- the LOC101255229 gene encoding protein phosphatase 2C 51-like, translating into MVSDPGNNKPRDVFHKRILKSYHKRQQLQQRIMTSTNSSDENDAISAYRDQDKDYNPKKRFCLRENEPIDKSSSNSTTTNYTIELRSMGSSSTVVEIPGDNIELKYGCISMIGRRRVMEDAIKASIKMANNEFIFFGAYDGHGGSRVSHACRDRLDYVLEEELLNAKRKLMNNDDDGSDNSNYVDWEKVMVKCFSKIDNEVMREGNWIAGYEEGRYEDVKKTVGSTAVVVMVGKEEIVVANCGDCRAILCSRGVAIPLSNDHKPDRPDEKKRVEAAGGKILNWNGSRVQGILATSRSIGDHCLKPFVIPEPEVTVYKRNELDEFIVIATDGLWDVVSNEVTCDVARKCLRQIRRKFPERDSAADAAALLAELAIARGSKDNISVIVVELDKMS